From one Butyricimonas faecihominis genomic stretch:
- the dtd gene encoding D-aminoacyl-tRNA deacylase: MKVVIQRVTRASVTIEQQLFSSISKGMLVLVGIQADDTDEDINWLASKIVNLRIFDDENGVMNKSILESGGEILAVSQFTLMARTKKGNRPSYIDAAPPAISIPLYEKFVATLSQELHKEVQTGQFGANMQVELLNDGPVTIIIDSKNKL, translated from the coding sequence ATGAAAGTAGTTATTCAACGAGTTACACGTGCCAGTGTTACCATCGAGCAACAATTGTTTTCTTCAATAAGTAAAGGGATGCTCGTATTAGTAGGAATCCAAGCCGATGACACGGATGAAGACATCAACTGGCTAGCCTCCAAAATTGTTAATCTCCGTATATTCGATGACGAGAATGGAGTTATGAACAAATCAATCTTGGAATCAGGTGGTGAAATTCTCGCTGTCAGTCAATTTACCCTCATGGCTCGAACCAAAAAAGGCAACCGTCCCTCATATATTGATGCCGCCCCTCCCGCCATCTCTATCCCGCTATATGAAAAATTTGTCGCAACCCTAAGCCAAGAACTTCACAAAGAAGTTCAAACCGGACAATTCGGGGCAAATATGCAAGTGGAGTTGCTGAATGATGGGCCAGTTACCATTATAATTGACTCGAAGAATAAATTGTGA
- a CDS encoding efflux RND transporter permease subunit, with protein sequence MWIKIAGILLRNRVAFIIGVLLITVFMGFQIPKVEMSYEYSNLLPATDSAYLDYLDFHEKFGQEGNVMVFAIQDKDFYQLDKMNDWISMCDSLKALHGIVALVDITHSFNLHKDTLNKKFDIQPIFPNHIKDQRELDSLVNIIENLPFYDGTLFNKKKDIYGMMVSVSADVMNSPARVGLVKDILEITEHFSEKHNLQMHYSGLPYIRVVNAENIKGEMYMFIILSLLITTFILYLFFRSFRIIGFCLLIVLICVSWTVGVMAMLGIKITLLTAMLPPLLIVICIPNLVFMINKFHAEYDRHGNKIKALQRMIQKIGNASFLSNLTTAAGFATFIVTSSQILVEFGITASIGITFVYLVCLVMIPCGFSFMPEPDSKQIKHLHNKTVTGTLERVIQLILNRRNVVYGVAISVVILGIIGLTLMKSTGYMVDDLKETDPIRQDLSFFEENFDGLMPLEVTVDFGKPKQVLNLPNLQKLDKLSEELSKDEDISKPISLIEVIKFANQAFYNGKPSYYKLPTNMTKNFILKYASQSTGEIGGQANSFVDSTLQRVRLSFRVKDIGTKKMQEKEDKLYNIVEQYFPNDRYTVKVTGSSIIFFKGTQYLVFNLFTSLALAIVLIAFFMAWMFKSKRMVLVALIPNIIPQIITAAIMGYFGIPIKASTILVFSIAFGISVDGTIHYLAKYRQELQGTNWSIRSSAVLALQETGQSMIYNAIILFFGFGIFALSDFGGTVALGILVSITLLAAMLSNLILLPSLLLTLDKHTTNKTFQNPKILSEEENKKD encoded by the coding sequence ATGTGGATTAAGATTGCAGGGATTCTTCTTCGTAACCGGGTGGCCTTTATTATTGGGGTCTTGCTTATTACCGTTTTCATGGGATTTCAAATCCCTAAAGTGGAAATGTCATACGAATATTCGAACCTGTTACCAGCCACTGATAGCGCATACCTTGACTACCTCGATTTTCACGAGAAATTCGGGCAGGAAGGAAACGTGATGGTCTTTGCCATACAGGACAAAGACTTTTACCAGCTCGACAAAATGAATGACTGGATCAGCATGTGCGATAGCCTGAAAGCTCTTCATGGCATCGTGGCTCTCGTGGATATTACCCATTCATTCAATCTTCACAAGGACACGCTGAATAAAAAATTTGACATCCAACCCATCTTTCCCAATCATATCAAGGATCAACGGGAACTGGATAGCTTGGTGAACATCATTGAGAATCTTCCATTCTACGACGGAACGCTGTTCAACAAAAAGAAAGACATCTATGGAATGATGGTTTCCGTCTCAGCTGATGTGATGAACTCTCCTGCACGGGTAGGATTAGTAAAAGATATTTTAGAGATTACCGAACATTTCTCGGAAAAACATAACCTCCAGATGCACTATTCGGGACTTCCCTACATCCGGGTGGTCAACGCGGAAAACATCAAGGGAGAGATGTACATGTTCATCATCCTGTCATTATTGATCACGACATTCATCCTCTACCTGTTTTTCCGTTCCTTCCGCATCATCGGTTTTTGTTTGTTGATCGTGCTGATTTGTGTCAGTTGGACAGTCGGTGTTATGGCCATGCTAGGCATTAAAATCACGCTACTCACCGCCATGCTACCACCCCTGTTGATCGTGATATGTATTCCGAACTTGGTATTCATGATCAACAAATTTCACGCGGAATACGATCGTCACGGGAATAAAATCAAGGCCTTGCAACGCATGATTCAAAAGATCGGAAACGCCTCATTCCTAAGCAACTTGACCACGGCTGCCGGTTTTGCAACTTTCATCGTGACCTCTAGTCAAATCCTCGTGGAATTTGGAATAACCGCTTCCATCGGTATCACATTCGTGTACCTTGTGTGTTTGGTCATGATTCCTTGCGGATTCAGTTTCATGCCGGAGCCGGATAGCAAACAAATTAAACACTTGCACAATAAAACGGTGACCGGAACGCTGGAGCGTGTCATTCAACTTATCTTAAATCGTCGGAATGTCGTGTACGGAGTTGCCATTTCCGTCGTCATCCTTGGAATTATCGGACTTACCCTCATGAAATCCACAGGTTACATGGTAGATGACTTGAAAGAAACAGACCCGATTCGACAAGACCTGAGTTTCTTTGAAGAGAACTTTGATGGGTTAATGCCCCTAGAGGTAACCGTTGACTTCGGAAAACCCAAGCAAGTGCTGAACTTACCCAACCTCCAAAAACTGGATAAACTTTCTGAAGAATTATCAAAAGACGAAGATATTTCCAAACCTATTTCCCTTATCGAAGTCATTAAATTTGCCAATCAGGCGTTCTATAACGGGAAACCCTCTTATTACAAGCTCCCGACAAACATGACGAAAAATTTCATCTTGAAATATGCCTCCCAATCCACGGGAGAGATTGGCGGACAAGCAAACTCTTTCGTTGACTCCACCCTCCAACGGGTGCGCCTCAGTTTCCGAGTAAAAGACATCGGGACCAAGAAAATGCAGGAAAAGGAAGACAAGTTATACAATATCGTTGAACAATACTTTCCGAATGACCGCTACACGGTGAAAGTTACCGGTTCAAGTATTATTTTCTTTAAAGGGACTCAATATCTTGTATTTAATCTCTTTACCTCACTCGCATTAGCTATTGTTCTCATCGCTTTCTTTATGGCTTGGATGTTCAAGAGTAAGCGTATGGTACTAGTTGCCTTAATTCCCAATATCATACCACAGATCATCACGGCTGCCATCATGGGATACTTCGGTATCCCGATCAAAGCATCCACGATTCTGGTATTCAGCATCGCCTTCGGTATTTCCGTTGATGGAACGATCCATTATCTCGCTAAATACCGTCAAGAGTTACAGGGAACAAACTGGAGCATACGATCTTCTGCCGTACTGGCCCTACAAGAAACAGGACAAAGTATGATCTACAATGCTATCATCCTGTTCTTCGGATTCGGTATCTTTGCCCTTTCCGATTTCGGTGGTACGGTTGCATTGGGTATTTTGGTCTCCATCACGTTATTGGCAGCCATGCTATCTAACCTAATACTTCTACCGTCATTATTACTAACGCTGGACAAACACACGACAAACAAGACATTCCAGAATCCCAAAATCCTCAGTGAAGAAGAAAATAAAAAGGACTAG
- a CDS encoding GyrI-like domain-containing protein produces the protein MAAKNEPYRPQIDAVLHRINLIVEQDWSFESPDVFNRQVSVNELARLSAMSVRNLHIVFKAYTGEHLHQYINRLRLERAVGMLQSGYYTNERIAGYIGFANVTAFYNAFKKYFGVTPARAKRGTLAFGATPAVLMHAFNLAYSIREIHEKPLLFLSHIGDYKFTNTSAFETTTWDALYEYANCHNLLPEEEEYWGICYDDTGITQPDKCRFYACMTVNTPVESRLKSRIKSMILPRQLYAVFCHKGSYTLLDTFYDAILKNLPQEYLLGEGFILERYLNSPAVAPEEELLTEVWLPIVTR, from the coding sequence ATGGCTGCCAAGAATGAACCATACCGTCCGCAAATTGATGCCGTCCTGCATCGTATTAATTTGATAGTGGAACAAGACTGGAGTTTTGAGTCGCCTGATGTGTTTAACCGACAAGTCAGTGTAAATGAACTTGCCAGGCTCTCTGCCATGTCTGTGCGTAATCTCCATATTGTTTTCAAGGCATATACCGGGGAACACTTGCATCAATATATTAATCGTCTCCGTTTGGAGCGTGCGGTCGGGATGCTCCAATCCGGTTATTATACTAATGAGCGGATAGCGGGATATATCGGTTTTGCTAACGTGACGGCGTTCTATAATGCTTTCAAGAAGTATTTCGGAGTGACTCCTGCCCGAGCCAAGAGGGGAACATTGGCTTTTGGTGCAACACCTGCTGTCTTGATGCATGCGTTCAATCTTGCCTATTCTATTAGGGAAATTCATGAAAAACCGCTTTTATTTCTTTCTCATATCGGAGATTACAAATTTACCAACACCTCCGCTTTTGAGACTACAACATGGGATGCTTTGTATGAATATGCCAATTGCCATAATCTGTTGCCGGAAGAGGAAGAGTATTGGGGAATTTGTTATGATGACACCGGTATCACCCAGCCTGATAAATGTCGTTTTTATGCTTGTATGACTGTCAATACGCCTGTTGAATCCCGGTTGAAAAGCCGCATAAAGAGCATGATTCTTCCCCGACAGCTTTATGCTGTATTCTGTCATAAAGGGAGCTATACCCTGTTGGACACATTCTATGATGCCATACTTAAAAACCTTCCCCAAGAATATTTATTAGGGGAAGGTTTTATTCTTGAACGTTATCTGAATAGTCCGGCGGTTGCTCCTGAAGAGGAATTGTTAACGGAGGTGTGGCTACCGATTGTTACCCGGTAG
- a CDS encoding nucleotide pyrophosphohydrolase, translating to MDIAELQTAVDAWIKTHGVRYFNELTNMTILVEEVGELARVMARKYGEQSYKEGEKDNLAEELSDVLWVLVCLANQTGVDLNEAVNNNFAKKTARDANRHKKNPKLLKD from the coding sequence ATGGATATCGCAGAATTACAAACCGCAGTAGATGCATGGATCAAGACCCATGGGGTAAGATATTTTAACGAATTGACGAACATGACCATCCTCGTGGAAGAGGTCGGAGAACTAGCCCGGGTGATGGCTCGAAAATATGGCGAACAGTCGTACAAGGAAGGAGAGAAGGATAATTTGGCAGAAGAGTTGAGTGATGTTCTTTGGGTATTAGTATGCTTGGCAAACCAAACAGGAGTTGATTTGAACGAGGCAGTAAACAATAATTTTGCCAAAAAAACGGCAAGAGATGCTAATCGCCATAAAAAAAATCCGAAACTCTTAAAAGATTAA
- a CDS encoding PLP-dependent aminotransferase family protein yields MVSDYKEILSDSAKGMKRSAIRELLKLTQKPEIISFAGGLPAKESFPLEQLQEICAEVIATDGAAACQYGSTEGVPELLEILAQRYRDQGLSYVTKENITIITSSQQGLDTVGKIFLNRGDKYICELPSYLGALGAFNSYGGVGVGIPQDEQGMSAVELEKTLAEMKAKGEKPKFIYLIPDFQNPAGMTMPEARRIEILNIAKKYEIMVVEDSPYRELRFSGKPQRMLYDLDNGEGNVITLGTFSKIFMPGFRMGWVLAHPMVIDNFVKAKQSTDLCTSAFLQKITVKFFQKNYFDANVKKIVDMYRSKLEAMLGAFEKYMPEGVTWTRPEGGLFLFLTLPEGYDAEELFQIAIEKNVAFVLGTVFFVNGGGKNTMRINFSYMSEEMNIEGVKRLADAIKELYARKK; encoded by the coding sequence ATGGTTAGCGACTACAAAGAAATTCTATCAGACAGCGCCAAAGGGATGAAGCGCTCTGCTATCAGAGAGTTGTTGAAATTAACTCAAAAGCCGGAAATTATTTCTTTCGCCGGGGGTCTTCCTGCTAAAGAATCTTTCCCGTTAGAACAATTACAAGAAATTTGCGCGGAAGTAATCGCCACGGATGGAGCTGCTGCTTGCCAGTACGGTTCAACCGAGGGAGTTCCTGAATTATTGGAAATCCTTGCTCAACGCTACCGGGATCAAGGCTTGAGCTATGTTACAAAAGAAAATATCACGATCATCACTTCTTCTCAACAAGGTTTGGACACTGTGGGTAAGATTTTCTTGAACCGTGGAGACAAATATATTTGCGAGTTACCTTCTTATCTTGGAGCCCTTGGTGCGTTCAACTCTTACGGTGGTGTAGGTGTTGGTATTCCACAGGACGAACAAGGTATGAGTGCCGTGGAATTGGAAAAGACTTTGGCTGAAATGAAGGCTAAAGGGGAAAAACCGAAATTCATCTATTTAATTCCGGACTTCCAAAACCCCGCAGGTATGACCATGCCGGAAGCCAGAAGAATCGAAATTCTGAATATTGCCAAGAAATACGAGATCATGGTTGTTGAGGATAGCCCTTACCGTGAACTACGTTTCTCCGGAAAGCCGCAACGTATGTTGTACGACTTGGATAATGGAGAAGGTAACGTGATCACGTTAGGAACTTTCTCTAAAATCTTCATGCCGGGATTCCGCATGGGCTGGGTTCTTGCTCATCCGATGGTGATCGACAACTTCGTGAAAGCAAAACAAAGTACAGACCTTTGTACCTCTGCGTTCTTACAGAAAATCACGGTTAAATTCTTCCAGAAAAACTATTTCGATGCCAACGTGAAGAAAATCGTTGATATGTATCGTAGTAAACTGGAAGCCATGTTAGGCGCTTTCGAGAAATACATGCCGGAAGGTGTTACTTGGACTCGCCCGGAAGGTGGTTTGTTCTTGTTCTTGACACTACCGGAAGGATATGATGCAGAGGAATTATTCCAAATCGCTATCGAAAAGAACGTGGCATTCGTACTCGGAACCGTGTTCTTCGTTAACGGTGGAGGTAAAAACACCATGCGTATCAATTTCTCTTACATGAGCGAGGAAATGAACATCGAAGGCGTTAAGAGATTGGCCGACGCAATCAAAGAACTATACGCTAGAAAAAAATAA
- a CDS encoding DUF58 domain-containing protein — MRILKDTYLSRRFFLILMLGIFAFVMAYVFPLLFIWVAGTLLTVLLLLFVELFELYKRVDGIDALRVVADKLSNGEENPVCLVLRNRYPVSTCLRVIDEIPVEFQNRNVLFRLKVNAGEQREIHYTLRPTKRGSYNFGKILVFVSVRFGLVERRYSFRADQDVAVYPSFMMMHRYELMAYGNYHPENGGIRTRALGGNMAFEQIKPYVTGDDPRTVNWKATAKYNHLMVNTYTEERSQQIYCLVDKGRTMQSPFNNMTMLDHAINTVLTLSNIILKKGDRAGLITFSNNSRNCVKADNRVGQLNRISEALYRLETHYQETDFEKLYVSVNRQIPTRSLLILFTNFDTVSGLRRHLPALQRLAARHLVLVILFENSELNKALERPVHNLKDAYFETIAAGFATEKRQMVRELSQLGIRVILSKPESLTVNSINSYLNLKERKLI; from the coding sequence GTGCGAATACTTAAAGATACATATTTATCCCGCCGTTTTTTCCTGATATTGATGTTGGGAATATTCGCTTTCGTGATGGCTTACGTTTTCCCGTTACTTTTTATCTGGGTTGCGGGGACTTTGCTGACTGTACTGTTGCTGTTATTCGTGGAGTTATTCGAATTGTACAAGCGAGTGGATGGGATTGATGCCTTACGGGTGGTGGCGGATAAATTGTCTAACGGGGAAGAAAATCCGGTTTGCCTAGTACTAAGAAATCGTTATCCGGTGAGTACTTGTCTTCGCGTGATTGACGAGATTCCGGTGGAATTCCAGAACCGGAATGTCTTGTTCCGGTTGAAGGTGAATGCCGGAGAACAGCGGGAGATCCATTACACGTTACGTCCTACAAAACGAGGTTCTTATAATTTCGGGAAGATTCTGGTATTCGTGTCCGTGCGTTTTGGGTTGGTCGAAAGGCGTTATTCTTTTCGTGCGGATCAGGATGTGGCTGTTTATCCCTCGTTTATGATGATGCACCGTTACGAGTTGATGGCTTACGGGAATTACCATCCGGAGAATGGAGGCATCCGTACCCGGGCTCTCGGGGGAAACATGGCCTTCGAACAGATTAAGCCTTACGTGACGGGCGATGATCCCCGCACTGTAAACTGGAAGGCCACGGCGAAATATAATCATTTGATGGTGAATACCTACACAGAAGAGCGGTCTCAACAGATTTATTGTCTGGTGGATAAGGGACGCACGATGCAATCGCCTTTTAATAATATGACGATGCTGGATCATGCGATAAATACGGTCTTAACTTTGTCGAATATTATATTGAAAAAAGGGGATCGGGCCGGGTTGATCACGTTCTCGAATAATTCTCGGAATTGCGTGAAGGCCGATAACCGGGTGGGCCAGTTAAATCGGATAAGTGAGGCTTTGTATCGTTTGGAAACACATTATCAAGAGACTGATTTCGAGAAATTATACGTGTCGGTGAATCGACAAATCCCGACCCGGAGTTTACTGATTTTGTTTACCAATTTTGATACTGTATCTGGATTACGACGTCATTTGCCTGCATTACAGCGCTTGGCGGCACGGCATCTCGTGTTGGTCATTTTATTCGAGAACTCCGAATTAAACAAGGCTTTGGAGCGTCCCGTACACAATCTAAAGGATGCATATTTCGAAACCATTGCGGCGGGATTTGCCACGGAGAAACGACAGATGGTTCGGGAATTAAGTCAATTGGGTATCCGGGTGATTCTTTCCAAGCCGGAATCTCTGACGGTGAATAGTATCAATAGTTATTTAAACTTGAAAGAGCGAAAGTTGATTTAA
- a CDS encoding agmatine deiminase family protein, with amino-acid sequence MVTDQETNKVYFSTWLTKLKCWQDIRMTLEQARVPYGLLEGTQDYWVRDFMPIQVTRNSYVQYVYNPDYLHTSPDYRTDGVACLERLCFPDSKVVKTDIVLDGGNVIKCDDSVIMTNKVFLENRQWSKAKVMDELERVFGAEVIIIPWDHHERYGHVDGMVRYLGDGRVLLTNYGDFAPEFAKELVKTLSHKYDVTELSYPLQKPSSYNWAYINYLQVGKVVLMPKLDDPENDMAYEQLHNLFPDASICRVGGIKPLLRRGGGLNCVSWNVCN; translated from the coding sequence ATGGTGACAGATCAAGAAACAAACAAGGTGTATTTCTCCACCTGGCTGACCAAATTGAAATGTTGGCAAGATATCCGGATGACATTGGAACAAGCAAGAGTTCCCTATGGATTGTTGGAGGGGACACAAGACTATTGGGTGAGGGATTTTATGCCGATACAAGTAACACGCAACTCTTATGTACAGTACGTTTACAATCCCGACTATCTGCACACTTCTCCTGACTATCGGACAGACGGAGTTGCTTGTCTTGAGAGATTGTGCTTTCCGGACAGCAAAGTCGTCAAGACGGATATTGTCTTGGACGGAGGCAATGTCATCAAATGTGACGATTCAGTTATCATGACGAACAAGGTGTTCCTTGAAAACCGGCAATGGAGCAAAGCAAAGGTAATGGATGAATTGGAGCGGGTTTTCGGAGCAGAAGTAATCATCATTCCATGGGACCACCACGAGCGTTACGGACATGTGGACGGAATGGTGCGTTATCTTGGTGACGGGCGGGTCCTATTGACAAATTATGGTGATTTTGCTCCTGAATTTGCAAAAGAGTTGGTGAAAACATTATCGCACAAATATGATGTGACAGAATTGAGTTATCCTTTGCAAAAGCCTTCCTCGTACAACTGGGCATATATCAATTATTTGCAGGTAGGCAAAGTCGTTCTGATGCCCAAATTGGACGATCCAGAAAATGACATGGCGTATGAGCAGTTACACAACCTTTTCCCAGATGCTTCCATTTGCCGGGTGGGAGGAATAAAACCATTACTCCGCCGGGGAGGAGGCTTGAATTGTGTGTCTTGGAATGTGTGTAACTGA
- a CDS encoding FecR family protein — translation MEKEKQNNQEQWLKAFVDREEDFDYEAFCEMMRSPDNEDLREEFERVRRLTVLEADKAKMWKQVQSRMNKNSRYRVKRYLKYAAIIVAFVLAGGTWWMVKENPEEIISVELSETSMLSPGTPKAYILFSSGQRMDLTTTEHDTMIMEKGMQVRVGSSGKISYIPGDSGSILKQEIVYNTIVVPRGGEYKLELADGTLVWLNSDSELRYPVKFAGSQRDVWLKGEGYFEVSKNPEKPFRVVVDDMIVKVLGTSFNINAYKDRGNILTTLVSGKVDIQDMSGKSLVVMSPNQQVDFRHGKISSVQEVDITRFVSWIDGKFYFNDMTLENIMSQLQRWYDIEVFFVDEELKSYPFTGVIRRDFTAGQIFEIIEKTTRVKFNVRGKCVTVNHK, via the coding sequence ATGGAAAAAGAGAAGCAAAATAATCAGGAACAATGGCTGAAAGCATTTGTTGATCGGGAGGAAGATTTCGATTACGAGGCTTTTTGTGAAATGATGCGTTCCCCTGATAATGAAGATTTGCGGGAAGAATTCGAGCGTGTACGACGATTGACAGTCCTTGAGGCTGATAAAGCAAAAATGTGGAAACAGGTGCAATCTCGGATGAATAAGAATTCTCGTTATCGAGTGAAACGATATTTAAAATATGCAGCTATTATTGTTGCGTTCGTTTTAGCCGGGGGGACATGGTGGATGGTGAAGGAGAATCCTGAAGAGATTATTTCTGTCGAATTATCGGAAACTTCCATGCTTTCACCGGGAACTCCGAAAGCTTATATCTTGTTTTCTAGTGGACAGCGTATGGACTTAACTACAACAGAACATGACACGATGATTATGGAGAAAGGTATGCAGGTTCGAGTAGGTTCTTCAGGAAAAATTTCTTATATTCCGGGTGATTCGGGTAGCATACTAAAGCAAGAAATTGTGTATAACACCATTGTTGTTCCTAGAGGGGGAGAATATAAGTTGGAGTTAGCTGATGGGACGCTTGTGTGGTTAAACTCGGATTCGGAACTACGTTATCCTGTAAAATTTGCTGGAAGTCAGCGTGACGTTTGGTTGAAAGGTGAAGGTTATTTTGAGGTAAGTAAGAATCCGGAAAAACCTTTTCGAGTGGTCGTGGATGATATGATAGTCAAGGTGCTAGGAACTTCTTTTAATATTAATGCCTATAAAGATCGAGGTAATATTCTGACAACATTGGTATCTGGGAAAGTCGATATTCAAGATATGTCGGGGAAAAGTCTAGTTGTGATGAGCCCGAATCAACAGGTCGATTTTCGGCATGGGAAAATTAGTAGCGTGCAAGAGGTGGATATTACGAGATTCGTGTCATGGATTGATGGTAAATTTTATTTTAATGATATGACGTTGGAAAATATCATGTCACAGTTACAGCGGTGGTATGATATAGAAGTATTTTTTGTCGATGAGGAGTTGAAATCTTACCCCTTCACGGGAGTGATTCGGCGTGATTTTACGGCAGGACAGATATTCGAAATCATAGAAAAAACAACACGGGTGAAGTTCAATGTTCGAGGTAAATGTGTAACAGTAAATCATAAATAA
- a CDS encoding RNA polymerase sigma-70 factor, with protein sequence MSLDRQKEEEYFKRLQQGDIRSFEYFFKEYTDLLYAYALGFVKEREPAEDIIQDTFVYFWNNRERIRYTGSVYAYLQTSVRNACINYREHEKVEHRYEQEILHTEEEAFDWQEVESVKEMRQKLLDAIDRLPEKCRQIFMMSCVDGLKYREIASRMDISENTVKTQIKLAYKKLREDINISGEELSIFIILLLL encoded by the coding sequence GTGAGTTTAGATAGACAAAAAGAAGAGGAGTATTTTAAGCGGTTGCAACAAGGAGACATACGTTCCTTTGAATATTTTTTCAAGGAGTATACCGACTTGTTGTATGCTTATGCCTTGGGTTTCGTGAAAGAACGGGAACCTGCGGAAGATATTATTCAAGATACATTTGTCTATTTTTGGAATAATCGGGAGCGGATTCGGTACACGGGATCCGTGTATGCTTATTTGCAAACGTCTGTCCGGAATGCTTGTATTAACTACCGGGAGCATGAGAAGGTCGAGCATCGTTATGAACAGGAGATCCTCCATACCGAAGAAGAGGCATTCGATTGGCAAGAGGTGGAATCCGTCAAGGAAATGCGACAGAAACTATTGGACGCGATTGACCGTTTGCCGGAAAAATGCCGACAGATTTTCATGATGAGTTGCGTTGATGGTTTGAAATACCGGGAGATCGCGTCACGAATGGATATTTCCGAGAATACGGTGAAAACACAAATAAAATTGGCATACAAGAAATTGCGGGAGGATATAAATATTTCCGGGGAAGAATTATCGATATTTATCATCTTGTTGTTACTTTAG